One part of the Mya arenaria isolate MELC-2E11 chromosome 3, ASM2691426v1 genome encodes these proteins:
- the LOC128228816 gene encoding P2X purinoceptor 7-like, translating into MSDSENYTTDGDESIDFSDTSSYDAENNIVPYQFEPLNRDDLIEDDINRLDLHDGDDGNRIGNTNCCRCNSCIAMHTERESVCCRDVEQTNFKLDVFNEEGHDIECITDHPGFGTVCLDRYVLETAYYQYRQQYGVPQQEDNEQQRYVAYRQFVRWCWGYLGREVRVVLPSCAVQRIRAQFPSQQYEGFQDL; encoded by the exons ATGTCTGACAGCGAGAATTACACAACTGACGGAGATGAATCGATTGATTTTTCGGATACTAGCTCGTATGACGCTGAAAATAACATTGTTCCATATCAGTTTGAACCATTAAATAGGGATGATTTAATTGAAGACGACATTAATCGTCTAGATCTTCACGACGGAGATGATGGAAATCGAATTGGCAACACGAACTG ttGCAGATGCAATAGCTGTATTGCTATGCATACAGAGCGGGAATCGGTATGCTGCCGTGATGTTGAACAAACAAACTTCAAACTGGATGTGTTCAATGAAGAAGGCCATGACATTGAATGTATAACAGACCACCCCGGGTTTGGCACTGTTTGCCTGGACCGCTATGTGCTAGAGACTGCATACTACCAGTACAGACAGCAGTATGGAGTGCCGCAACAGGAAGATAATGA GCAACAGAGATATGTGGCATATCGCCAGTTTGTCAGATGGTGTTGGGGATATTTGGGAAGAGAGGTGCGTGTTGTACTTCCATCATGTGCAGTTCAAAGGATTAGGGCGCAGTTTCCATCACAGCAGTATGAGGGATTTCAGGACTTATAG
- the LOC128226366 gene encoding uncharacterized protein LOC128226366 — protein sequence MGRSRCCVGGCSNVPGNGISLHTFPKEEKLRKQWIRSIQMTGSECSRAGWQGPSKNGSANAQLVCSEHFELTMFTMTTRTKWSLGLTYRTALIDEAIPTLFGDKVRKSNLDQVQARPVVRKREVRRILSDYNQKGQVDKSTAVTYTDAVPDLSPVNLGDMTANPPSTEFPVDAVELDMDMELDNSKRTVMQSAEIPPPVDQSSTVASALNLQQDLETHSTDAKIQSKKSCDDSLKRNMGKLKHTEMRSMNTSNKKASCACPKCCVTTAVRGTQVNRRPPPIKRKTKVQ from the exons ATGGGACGGTCTCGGTGTTGTGTTGGGGGATGTAGCAATGTGCCAGGAAATGGAATTAGTCTGCACACATTTCCCAAAGAAGAGAAACTCCGGAAACAATGGATTCGTTCAATTCAGATGACTGGGTCTGAGTGTTCAAGGGCCGGATGGCAAGGTCCCTCGAAAAACGGTTCCGCAAATGCACAGCTTGTGTGTTCTGAGCATTTTGAGTTGACAATGTTCACGATGACTACCAGAACTAAATGGAGTCTCGGTCTAACCTATAGAACTGCTTTAATAGACGAAGCTATCCCCACATTATTTGGCGACAAAGTTAGGAAAAGCAACCTTGACCAAGTCCAAGCAAGACCGGTAGTGCGCAAACGAGAAGTGAGGAGG ATACTGAGTGACTACAACCAGAAAGGCCAAGTTGATAAATCAACTGCTGTAACGTATACAGATGCTGTTCCAGATTTATCTCCTGTTAATcta GGTGACATGACCGCCAACCCTCCATCCACTGAGTTTCCAGTTGACGCAGTTGAATTAGACATGGACATGGAGTTGGACAACAGTAAAAGAACTGTCATGCAg aGCGCTGAAATACCACCTCCCGTTGACCAGTCTTCAACAGTAGCCTCAGCCCTTAACCTTCAACAAGACCTAGAAACTCACAGTACTGATGCTAAGATCCAGTCAAAG AAATCTTGTGATGATTCCCTGAAAAGGAACATGGGTAAACTCAAACATACAGAGATGAGATCAATGAATACCAGCAATAAGAAG gCCTCATGTGCATGTCCAAAGTGTTGTGTAACAACTGCTGTCCGGGGTACCCAAGTGAATCGCAGGCCACCGCCAATTAAGCGAAAAACTAAAG TCCAATGA
- the LOC128228342 gene encoding uncharacterized protein LOC128228342, with product MKTLLQTLLCFVSVAQCLSLMGTYSGRQRTVVKKPVVFDQNPIFHPKPIGPKPYHPKPVVKPVLFGVENSVFGQRRLWGNGAEPDFNRLLSGGNQFGRQATKETHNIHNMVKASVGTGIGVGPMSHNIVKSSVGNGIGVNHVFHMSAQSAMSGRHIGGIGVDPITHNIAKSTSVGTGGIRVDPFNHNIAKQMQFQHNTIKSSSGIGHIVAGKPSYGVGFSSGTVRVDHHGLTSHNIGNSHNLAKATGVPTGSGFMNPGSHINRKAEAQAGHDFAKASGVHIGNGFMNQGSHISRNADAGHNFAKSGGMNEFNLFGQTSGSNFVHDMNKAQSGIGQLNGFGHMIRPAGGASVVHNVNKVGAGGAAGVGHDRLAAEVGHGLAKNSVANAVGIVDMGSGGAVSMGDPFANQAAARLAQESLHVAQKTVGMASNGGGAFIQPVMHKPAMPKKPVVFPTGYGGRPRRVRGH from the exons ATGAAGACTCTTCTACAAACGTTATTATGTTTCGTTTCCGTGGCGCAATGCCTATCGCTAATGG GCACATACTCAGGCAGACAAAGAACAGTCGTGAAGAAACCAGTGGTGTTCGATCAGAACCCGATATTTCATCCCAAGCCTATAGGTCCAAAACCTTATCACCCAAAGCCAGTTGTTAAGCCTGTACTGTTTGGAGTAGAGAACAGTGTCTTCGGTCAAAGACGTCTTTGGGGAAACGGTGCTGAGCCGGATTTCAATAGGTTGCTGTCAGGTGGCAACCAATTTGGTCGCCAAGCTACCAAGGAAACTCATAACATTCACAACATGGTGAAGGCTTCCGTTGGAACTGGTATCGGCGTTGGTCCGATGTCGCACAACATCGTCAAGTCTTCCGTTGGAAATGGAATCGGCGTCAATCATGTTTTCCATATGTCTGCACAGTCCGCAATGTCTGGACGTCATATAGGAGGAATTGGTGTTGACCCTATTACCCATAACATCGCTAAATCGACCTCCGTTGGTACTGGTGGAATAAGAGTAGACCCTTTTAATCACAACATCGCAAAGCAAATGCAATTTCAACATAACACGATCAAATCATCCAGCGGTATCGGACACATTGTCGCTGGTAAACCGAGTTATGGTGTCGGATTTTCTTCTGGTACTGTTCGTGTTGACCACCATGGACTCACTTCTCACAATATTGGAAATAGTCACAATCTTGCAAAAGCCACCGGCGTGCCCACAGGCTCTGGTTTCATGAACCCAGGATCCCATATCAACCGTAAAGCAGAAGCACAGGCGGGCCATGATTTTGCAAAAGCCTCTGGCGTGCACATAGGAAATGGCTTCATGAACCAAGGATCCCATATCAGCCGTAATGCAGATGCGGGCCACAATTTTGCCAAGTCAGGTGGAATGAATGAATTCAATTTATTTGGACAAACGTCAGGATCAAACTTTGTTCACGATATGAATAAGGCTCAGTCCGGTATTGGTCAGTTAAATGGCTTTGGACATATGATAAGACCCGCTGGTGGCGCATCAGTAGTCCACAACGTAAACAAGGTCGGAGCCGGTGGGGCTGCTGGTGTGGGACATGATAGGTTGGCTGCTGAAGTAGGACACGGACTTGCAAAGAATTCAGTTGCTAATGCTGTTGGGATTGTTGACATGGGATCTGGAGGAGCGGTATCTATGGGAGATCCCTTCGCAAATCAGGCTGCGGCGCGACTTGCCCAGGAGTCACTTCACGTCGCTCAAAAGACGGTCGGCATGGCTTCTAACGGAGGTGGTGCTTTCATACAGCCTGTTATGCATAAACCAGCAATGCCAAAGAAGCCTGTTGTCTTCCCTACCGGATACGGCGGTCGCCCTCGTCGTGTTCGCGGTCATTAG